A region of the Bryobacteraceae bacterium genome:
GAGAATGCCCGCGTCCTTCATCGAATCGCCGCGCACCTTGAGCACGAAAGAGCCCGGCTTCGGGCGAAAGCCAAGCAGCGCTTCGTCGAGCCAGGCCTCTCCGGCAGGCCCGGCGCCGCTCACCGGCTGCGGCGGCCCGGCGGGCACCGCGCCGTAGACGGGCAGTGCGCAGACGCGCGCCGGCGCGGCCTCCCGCTCCTGCGGCACGTCGATGCGGCGCGAGCCGCGCTGCGAAAGGCGGATGACGCCCTTCGCCGCCAGCGCGCGCAGGTGCCCGGCTACGCCATTCGGGCTATGGATGCCGAACTGGCGCTGGATCTCCGGGATCGACGGCGAACAGCCGTTCTCGCGCCGGTAGGCGAGGATGAAATCGTAGATCTGCTGCTGCCGCGCGGTGAGCCTCATACTGTAATTATTTACACTTCAGCAC
Encoded here:
- the lexA gene encoding LexA repressor, with translation MRLTARQQQIYDFILAYRRENGCSPSIPEIQRQFGIHSPNGVAGHLRALAAKGVIRLSQRGSRRIDVPQEREAAPARVCALPVYGAVPAGPPQPVSGAGPAGEAWLDEALLGFRPKPGSFVLKVRGDSMKDAGILDGDLVLVEPNPEPRAGQIVVALIDGESTLKRLVKVRGAWYLKAENPAYPELHPRADLVIQGVVRTVIRRLG